One genomic segment of Ascaphus truei isolate aAscTru1 chromosome 23, aAscTru1.hap1, whole genome shotgun sequence includes these proteins:
- the LOC142473003 gene encoding uncharacterized protein LOC142473003, with protein MLQLFKKKHTLPTGAQTALDLVRTREGKKYIKNASNLYKLAGAPSSGRLQPSLWSKIITESRGTLEDKGLLEIAQAHLRVAGKLCDEGYEEVMGEGGSKSSESVYGYMKPVKTVETPFPPPYQDGARPSPRGWVCHHCGMQNPDWRDFCYNCGVPHPGPDDKVPPTSPGKPASLVPAQTPPSAPLYPILTPSGSFYQGPDTGKRPSDTQGPKPAGTQGPMASETHDAMSTLQVLFPSLQEILTSPEAIATPQRRRQAVQPDDGSESETSNLAEFDRVDPGPNPQPTTSTPRAPPLIINPTPVVPTRPPPSDTLPRAQEQWLPALSKPFVTRQGKQVNVTIGTGDITTAAVDVIVNPANSQLQHGSGLARSISLAAGPSMQRDCNLIISRTGQVPPGEIAVTGPGNLPIALIVHAVGPRYDPDFAELCESQLRSVVWNTLTHLSGQACVERGISSVAFPLVSTGLFRYPLKTAVIIITSTILEFVATQTTALTEIRIVTDDPDRLPVLMSALQSKGPLSDIVPSAVPPLPGSQIYHTQGRSAIKTEPTAEGQHTNVTHNTPKLGLQYVTFTPTQVSTLVSNLPDPEKQPMHFYRRMCQIQKTYGCTWQDLQSLTEIKCSDSFLPLMAPAFDQSQSQPIDTYSSGLTYCQQLKLWAQEALTDLQGSLQEVTQQTDESVEQYASRIKMLFEDLGFTPQAKAHRMILTKAFVDGLNEQLKDKIMSIRPDCIGGTLQDTVLVAKGFARSQAKEQKDKGKKKAIALMMQENECADAVLCPALTSMPSTTPPFQQPQPLPTPVPFQPPNHPYPPPPFPFYPSPYPYPAPAYAPYYPQPTPQPGSYPYNGPRQDRRQNGGRSQAGPTCWNCGIVGHVRRECRKPRSDQQPEGPPPRSSWGGQPGTTMAAVGPTVACGKVTLTVAEVPMDFLVDSGASTSVISKKFLPPTIELSQDWMSSVGVEGKQQNSRLTVPVPLRPFSEVAARFLVSNTCPLNLLGSDILQRLRANISYDECGMQLTLHRPEGEDTPADICILRALPLMLLQEQSNPDTGFPSHIEPQVPSSLWSVGPEDVGLLPVPPVVVQMKPGVPYPRIPQYPLKAAQEASLKIQIQAYLEKGVLRYCTSPCNTPLFYVKKKSIKGQPDKYRLVQDLRAVNAATILETPVVPNPNTLLSGVPPEASLFTVIDLANAFFSVPLHEDSQFLFSFTFQGAQLTWTRIPQGAQNSPNQFSQALKLSLSPWVLAHPEATLLQYVGDLLLCGPTDSQQLESLSISLLQHLSSIQCRVSKSKLQWCLPKVIFLGHCISQGIKHLTDERKQAIISVSYPSTISQLQSFLGLITYCRQWIPDASRLMQPLYDALKTGPKEDDVADPVAYQLYQHCFNLLKEAISSAPALGLPDYTKPFNLYVSEQEGHASGVLTQSHREKQRPVGYYSCRLDPVARTSPSCLKAAHSAQVLLDKVADITLGHDVIIQAPHDLAAVLSLTLPRHLTHQRHLRLQCSLLLPSYVSFQRCTTINPATLLPHIPKGGEEPMEEPNTSASPVSPHDCLLTLQHDTSEPQNMSTTAISGADLELWTDGSRYADDSGRFHTGFAVTTEKEILYAEALPPGRSAQEAELIALQTALEMAEGKRVNIRTDSRYAFGIAHDFGTIWKNRGFITSSGTPVKHAALIQGLMEAMGLPIQVAVLKVKAHGKVDSTEARGNQLADQAAKQAALGSVSERWLSSEVTEIAMVSTWAQEKKRREEMEAQIEAEEFPEINTARPPVIKLQQEQAKVLPEEKKQWRKDGATVEKKTGLWKKDNVYCLPRRMYPAVATWAHGATHRGKNQALAYVRKFYHAPGISTTLAAYNRACQVCQTCNPSSTQTVPTQHLAKPDYPWQRIQVDHIHMPPAGGYEYALVVVDMFSGWPEAYPVKNMTAKVTAKKMLIEIACRFGIPEVIESDQGPAFTASIFAELWFMLGSHQGLHTPYHPQSSGKVERMKGTLKTKLLKMSQDHPLPWPDLLPIALYHVRHTPQAKHGLTPYEVLFGSPPRIPEIDNQELQKGHDKVVQFVISLAQELSNSRSVVSASLPESTGDTVHPFRPGDSVYLKKHVRPDCLEPRFEGPYRVLLITPTAVKLEGKGPWIHASHCKKSSVEAP; from the coding sequence ATGTTGCAATTATTTaagaaaaaacacacactgcCCACAGGGGCTCAGACAGCGCTAGATTTAGTCCGCACTCGAGAAGGGAAGAAGTATATCAAAAATGCTTCTAATCTGTATAAATTGGCTGGAGCCCCGTCTTCGGGGAGATTGCAACCCAGTCTATGGTCTAAAATAATAACTGAATCCCGGGGAACGCTGGAAGACAAGGGTCTCCTAGAAATAGCGCAAGCTCATCTCCGGGTGGCGGGGAAATTGTGCGATGAAGGTTATGAGGAAGTAATGGGGGAGGGTGGATCGAAAAGCTCTGAGAGTGTATATGGATATATGAAACCTGTAAAAACTGTAGAAACCCCGTTTCCGCCGCCATACCAAGATGGCGCCCGCCCTAGTCCAAGGGGGTGGGTCTGTCACCATTGTGGTATGCAAAACCCTGATTGGCGGGATTTCTGCTATAATTGTGGTGTGCCCCACCCCGGCCCCGATGATAAAGTACCGCCCACCTCACCCGGGAAGCCCGCCTCCCTCGTTCCCGCGCAGACGCCCCCATCCGCCCCTCTATATCCTATTCTTACCCCTTCCGGTTCCTTCTACCAAGGCCCGGATACAGGAAAACGACCTAGTGACACGCAAGGCCCTAAGCCTGCTGGAACGCAAGGCCCGATGGCCAGTGAAACGCATGACGCTATGTCTACGCTACAAGTACTTTTCCCCTCGCTTCAAGAAATTCTCACTTCCCCAGAAGCCATCGCTACGCCTCAAAGGAGGCGACAGGCGGTACAACCTGATGATGGGTCGGAGTCTGAAACATCCAATCTAGCAGAGTTCGACCGTGTAGATCCAGGCCCCAATCCACAACCCACCACCTCCACGCCCAGGGCCCCGCCACTCATAATCAACCCCACGCCAGTAGTTCCTACCAGACCACCCCCGTCCGACACCCTTCCCCGGGCACAGGAACAATGGCTTCCGGCACTATCCAAACCATTTGTCACACGACAGGGCAAGCAAGTTAACGTCACTATAGGAACTGGGGACATAACCACAGCGGCGGTGGATGTAATAGTTAACCCTGCTAACTCCCAACTCCAACACGGGAGTGGACTGGCCCGTAGTATCTCCCTTGCCGCAGGCCCCTCCATGCAGCGTGATTGTAACCTGATTATTTCACGCACAGGCCAAGTACCTCCGGGAGAAATTGCTGTTACCGGCCCCGGCAACTTGCCTATAGCCCTTATAGTACATGCTGTAGGCCCCCGGTATGACCCTGACTTCGCCGAATTATGTGAATCACAATTAAGGTCTGTCGTCTGGAATACCCTTACTCATCTGTCAGGCCAGGCATGTGTTGAGCGTGGAATCTCCTCTGTTGCTTTCCCTTTAGTATCCACGGGTTTGTTTAGGTACCCACTCAAAACTGCTGTGATTATTATCACATCTACCATACTAGAATTCGTGGCCACCCAAACTactgcactcacagaaatcaGAATAGTCACTGATGATCCTGACAGATTACCAGTTCTTATGTCAGCTTTACAATCCAAGGGCCCACTCTCAGATATAGTGCCCTCGGCCGTGCCCCCTCTTCCCGGTTCCCAGATTTATCACACCCAAGGGAGATCAGCTATAAAAACGGAACCCACCGCAGAAGGCCAACACACCAACGTGACACATAACACACCCAAGCTTGGTCTTCAGTATGTTACGTTCACCCCCACACAAGTTTCCACTCTGGTATCCAATTTACCTGACCCGGAGAAGCAACCCATGCACTTTTATAGGAGAATGTGCCAGATCCAGAAAACCTACGGATGCACTTGGCAGGATCTACAGTCCCTCACGGAGATCAAATGTTCGGACAGCTTCCTGCCACTAATGGCCCCGGCTTTCGACCAAAGCCAGTCACAACCTATTGATACGTACTCCTCGGGACTCACATACTGTCAACAGCTCAAACTCTGGGCCCAAGAGGCACTCACGGATCTACAGGGCTCACTTCAAGAGGTCACACAACAAACTGACGAATCAGTGGAACAATATGCATCCAGGATTAAAATGCTGTTTGAGGACCTtggctttaccccgcaggccaaGGCTCACCGAATGATTCTGACGAAGGCTTTTGTAGACGGGCTCAATGAACAACTGAAGGACAAAATTATGTCAATCCGCCCAGATTGTATTGGGGGAACACTACAAGATACTGTGTTAGTGGCTAAAGGATTTGCCCGGTCACAAGCGAAGGAACAGAAAGACAAAGGGAAGAAGAAGGCGATTGCTCTAATGATGCAAGAGAATGAATGCGCTGACGCCGTTTTATGCCCAGCTCTCACTTCTATGCCGTCCACAACTCCTCCTTTCCAACAACCACAGCCACTTCCCACCCCCGTCCCTTTCCAACCTCCCAACCATCCATACCcgccccctccctttcctttttATCCATCGCCATATCCCTACCCCGCCCCTGCATACGCCCCCTACTATCCGCAGCCCACCCCTCAACCAGGATCCTACCCATACAATGGGCCTCGACAAGACAGGAGGCAAAATGGAGGCCGCAGCCAGGCTGGACCAACTTGCTGGAACTGTGGAATAGTTGGACACGTCAGGAGAGAATGCAGGAAGCCCAGATCCGACCAACAGCCAGAGGGACCTCCACCCCGGTCCTCATGGGGGGGACAACCTGGGACCACCATGGCGGCAGTGGGGCCAACTGTTGCCTGTGGGAAAGTTACTCTCACGGTAGCAGAGGTCCCTATGGATTTCCTGGTGGACTCGGGGGCGTCCACATCTGTTATTTCCAAGAAATTTCTCCCCCCCACTATAGAACTCTCCCAGGATTGGATGTCATCTGTTGGAGTCGAGGGGAAACAGCAAAACAGCCGTCTTACTGTCCCAGTACCTCTCAGACCTTTCTCAGAAGTCGCTGCTCGATTTCTGGTTTCGAACACTTGCCCTCTAAATCTATTAGGATCCGACATTTTACAAAGATTAAGGGCAAATATCTCATATGATGAGTGCGGCATGCAACTTACTCTCCATCGTCCTGAAGGTGAAGACACGCCAGCAGATATCTGTATCCTCAGAGCTTTACCGTTGATGCTGTTACAAGAACAATCCAACCCAGATACTGGTTTTCCCAGCCATATTGAACCTCAAGTTCCTTCTAGCTTATGGTCTGTGGGACCTGAGGATGTGGGGcttcttcccgtccccccagtggtTGTACAGATGAAACCTGGAGTCCCTTACCCAAGGATCCCGCAATATCCTCTCAAAGCTGCACAGGAAGCCAGTCTGAAAATACAAATTCAGGCATATTTGGAAAAAGGGGTGCTCAGATATTGCACATCACCCTGTAATACTCCTCTGTTCTATGTCAAGAAGAAGAGCATCAAGGGTCAACCTGATAAATATCGATTGGTACAGGATCTACGAGCTGTAAATGCAGCAACTATACTGGAAACCCCGGTCGTCCCCAATCCAAATACTCTCCTAAGCGGAGTCCCTCCCGAGGCCAGTCTCTTCACAGTTATAGACCTGGCCAATGCTTTTTTCAGTGTTCCCCTTCATGAAGACTCCCAATTTTTATTCTCTTTTACTTTCCAAGGAGCTCAACTGACATGGACAAGGATACCCCAAGGGGCCCAGAACAGCCCTAACCAGTTTTCCCAAGCCTTGAAACTCTCTCTTTCACCATGGGTGTTAGCCCACCCCGAAGCTACTTTACTCCAGTATGTAGGTGACCTCCTATTATGTGGCCCAACCGACAGCCAACAGTTAGAATCACTCTCTATCTCCTTGCTACAACATCTGTCCTCCATCCAATGTAGGGTTTCTAAGTCGAAACTCCAATGGTGTCTCCCTAAGGTTATTTTTCTGGGACATTGTATATCACAGGGAATAAAACATCTAACCGATGAAAGAAAACAAGCTATTATATCTGTCTCTTATCCGTCCACGATCAGCCAACTACAGTCATTTCTTGGACTTATCACATACTGTAGACAATGGATACCTGACGCCTCCAGGCTCATGCAACCACTATATGACGCGCTGAAAACTGGCCCCAAGGAAGACGATGTGGCCGACCCGGTTGCCTATCAGTTATATCAACACTGTTTCAATCTCCTGAAGGAAGCCATTTCAAGTGCACCAGCACTGGGCCTTCCAGATTATACCAAGCCATTCAATCTATATGTGTCCGAGCAAGAAGGCCATGCTTCTGGAGTTCTTACACAATCCCATCGGGAGAAACAGCGCCCTGTCGGGTACTACTCCTGCAGGCTGGATCCGGTTGCACGCACTTCTCCGAGTTGTCTCAAAGCCGCCCATTCTGCTCAAGTGCTGCTGGATAAAGTGGCGGACATCACTCTAGGACATGATGTGATTATCCAGGCCCCACATGACTTGGCTGCTGTTCTCTCATTGACATTACCAAGACATCTCACGCATCAACGACATCTAAGACTTCAATGCTCATTGCTTCTTCCGTCATATGTGTCCTTCCAACGATGTACCACTATCAACCCGGCAACTCTTCTGCCACATATCCCAAAGGGGGGAGAAGAACCAATGGAAGAACCGAACACCTCAGCTTCACCGGTGTCCCCTCATGACTGTTTACTCACCCTACAGCACGACACGTCGGAACCACAGAATATGTCTACTACTGCAATCTCAGGCGCTGACCTAGAACTCTGGACAGATGGCTCAAGGTATGCCGATGATAGCGGCAGATTTCATACCGGCTTTGCCGTCACCACGGAGAAGGAGATTCTTTATGCTGAAGCACTACCACCAGGCAGGTCGGCCCAGGAAGCGGAACTAATTGCATTACAAACAGCATTAGAAATGGCAGAAGGCAAACGGGTGAATATAAGAACAGACTCTCGATATGCCTTTGGCATTGCCCACGATTTTGGCACAATCTGGAAAAATAGAGGCTTTATAACCTCATCAGGGACACCGGTGAAGCATGCTGCCCTTATCCAAGGGCTCATGGAAGCTATGGGACTACCTATCCAGGTAGCGGTTCTCAAAGTCAAGGCACATGGGAAAGTAGACAGCACAGAAGCAAGAGGAAATCAATTGGCCGACCAAGCAGCCAAGCAAGCTGCCTTGGGATCTGTGTCAGAGAGATGGCTATCGTCGGAAGTCACGGAAATAGCAATGGTAAGCACATGGGCACAAGAGAAGAAGCGgcgagaggaaatggaggcacaAATCGAGGCTGAGGAATTTCCCGAAATAAATACAGCACGACCTCCAGTTATTAAACTACAACAGGAACAGGCAAAGGTATTACCGGAAGAAAAGAAACAGTGGAGGAAAGATGGGGCGACAGTAGAAAAGAAAACTGGTCTATGGAAAAAGGACAATGTATACTGTCTTCCAAGAAGGATGTATCCAGCCGTAGCAACATGGGCACATGGAGCCACACACCGAGGAAAGAATCAAGCCCTAGCATATGTAAGAAAATTCTACCATGCTCCTGGAATCAGTACCACATTGGCCGCATACAATCGAGCCTGTCAGGTTTGTCAGACCTGTAATCCCAGCAGCACACAGACCGTACCCACCCAGCATTTAGCCAAACCCGACTACCCATGGCAGAGAATCCAAGTGGACCATATTCACATGCCCCCGGCTGGGGGATACGAGTATGCATTGGTAGTAGTagatatgttttcaggatggccTGAAGCTTACCCAGTCAAGAATATGACGGCAAAGGTTACAGCCAAGAAAATGCTTATCGAAATAGCATGCAGGTTTGGTATACCTGAGGTGATCGAAAGTGACCAAGGACCGGCGTTCACGGCCTCTATTTTTGCGGAACTTTGGTTCATGTTGGGATCTCATCAGGGACTCCACACTCCCTATCACCCACAAAGTTCGGGGAAGGTGGAAAGGATGAAGGGCACACTGAAGACCAAACTACTTAAAATGAGTCAAGATCACCCCCTCCCCTGGCCAGATCTATTGCCTATAGCATTATACCATGTCAGACACACGCCCCAGGCCAAACATGGGCTTACCCCATATGAAGTCCTGTTCGGATCCCCTCCCAGAATACCAGAGATAGATAATCAAGAATTACAAAAGGGTCATGATAAAGTAGTACAATTTGTGATttcacttgctcaagaattgtctAACTCTCGTTCTGTAGTGTCTGCTTCTCTTCCAGAGTCAACAGGAGACACAGTACATCCCTTCAGGCCCGGGGATAGTGTATATCTAAAGAAACACGTGAGACCCGATTGTTTGGAGCCCAGATTTGAAGGTCCATATCGAGTTCTGCTGATAACACCTACGGCAGTGAAGCTTGAAGGGAAGGGACCGTGGATACACGCCTCTCACTGCAAAAAGTCTTCCGTAGAAGCTCCATAA